From a single Rosa rugosa chromosome 7, drRosRugo1.1, whole genome shotgun sequence genomic region:
- the LOC133721079 gene encoding cyclin-dependent kinase B1-1-like, with protein sequence MELDRFIFNRVYKKGFEALDGETGDVVFVRRVVRSILRQEAEEAEEAEEAEEAHLTHAEASRGATVLRSLPEHNNVISLVASGDVGPDFYWVVDFFDVDLCSLIYEPGGHHVNMPRIRFIMRALLLGVDHLHRHGVVHRDLKPMHVFVNRATAQVKIGGFERARRTAVPPAPLPEDGYSRRTSTWYRAPETLMSSTFDGPGMDIWALGCILAEMVLGRAMFMGNSELHQLYIIYRHLGIPKEEWPALLPDWHPRVPELNLMDLFPPEVLPLLLRMLSINPANRISARQCLHDPFFSP encoded by the exons ATGGAGCTCGATCGATTCATATTCAATCGAGTCTATAAGAAGGGGTTTGAGGCTCTCGATGGTGAGACTGGAGACGTTGTATTCGTCAGGAGAGTCGTGAGGTCGATATTGAGGCAAGAagcggaagaagcagaagaagctgaagaagcagaagaagcaCATTTGACCCATGCTGAGGCCTCCCGTGGTGCCACTGTTCTCAGAAGCTTGCCGGAGCACAACAACGTGATATCCTTGGTCGCGAGCGGCGATGTAGGTCCTGATTTCTATTGGGTTGTCGATTTCTTCGACGTGGATCTGTGCAGTTTGATCTACGAACCTGGTGGTCACCACGTTAACATGCCGCGTATTCGCTTCATCATGCGTGCTTTGCTGCTGGGGGTGGATCATCTCCATAGGCATGGAGTAGTCCACCGCGATTTGAAGCCTATGCACGTGTTTGTGAATCGGGCCACGGCTCAGGTGAAGATCGGAGGCTTTGAGCGGGCCAGACGTACCGCCGTTCCACCAGCCCCCCTCCCGGAAGACGGTTACTCGCGACGCACCAGCACATGGTACAGGGCACCTGAGACGTTGATGAGTTCTACATTCGATGGGCCAGGGATGGATATCTGGGCACTCGGGTGCATTCTAG CTGAAATGGTACTTGGCCGTGCCATGTTTATGGGAAATTCGGAGCTCCACCAACTCTACATCATCTACCG TCATCTAGGAATTCCCAAGGAAGAGTGGCCAGCTCTGTTACCTGATTGGCATCCACGAGTCCCCGAACTGAATTTGATGGATCTCTTCCCACCAGAAGTCTTGCCACTCCTCTTG CGGATGCTCAGCATCAATCCAGCCAACAGGATTTCTGCTCGACAGTGCCTGCATGATCCGTTCTTTTCCCCATAA